A section of the Humulus lupulus chromosome 2, drHumLupu1.1, whole genome shotgun sequence genome encodes:
- the LOC133816110 gene encoding uncharacterized protein LOC133816110, whose translation MEFFKKARMVRLRSHHDKFLLAEDDEEAVVQDRNGLVRNARWSVELLEEAKVLRLKSCYGKYLMASNMPFLLGMTGKKVIQNLPKKLDSSVEWEPIREGFQVRLKTRYGQFLRANGGLPPWRNSITHDIPHRAATEDWVLWDVDVIEIRVPSPIRPRPKSALIEAVHSPSEIINSPAGIELTSTPKRNKKSGDFDNGLVVVKAEGRMIYYCVFNEKEEVGDGKKELSFVFKDSGVEELKQRLKDDTGLDDVVICSRNPLNGKLYPLRLHLPPNNSDMHVVVVPSSLSKG comes from the exons atggagtttttCAAAAAAGCCAGGATGGTACGGCTGCGGAGTCACCACGATAAGTTCCTATTAGCCGAAGACGACGAAGAAGCCGTCGTGCAAGATCGGAATGGTTTGGTAAGGAACGCCAGATGGAGCGTGGAGCTGTTGGAGGAGGCCAAAGTTTTACGCTTAAAGAGCTGTTACGGCAAATACTTAATGGCCTCAAACATGCCCTTCCTTCTGGGAATGACGGGCAAGAAAGTCATTCAAAATCTGCCCAAAAAGTTAGATTCATCCGTTGAATGGGAGCCCATCAGAGAAGGATTCCAGGTCCGACTCAAGACCCGCTACGGCCAATTTCTCCGCGCCAACGGTGGCTTGCCGCCGTGGCGCAACTCCATCACGCATGACATCCCTCATAGAGCCGCAACTGAGGATTGGGTTTTGTGGGATGTGGACGTTATAGAGATTCGCGTGCCATCTCCCATACGTCCACGACCAAAGTCGGCCCTGATTGAGGCTGTTCATTCGCCTTCTGAGATCATCAACTCTCCGGCCGGAATCGAACTCACTTCTACTCCTAAGCGAAATAAGAAG TCAGGTGATTTTGATAATGGATTGGTGGTGGTGAAAGCCGAAGGTAGAATGATTTACTATTGTGTGTTTAACGAAAAAGAAGAGGTTGGTGACGGTAAAAAAGAGCTCTCATTCGTATTCAAGGATAGTGGGGTAGAAGAGTTGAAACAAAGGTTGAAGGATGATACTGGACTAGACGACGTCGTTATATGTTCCCGTAATCCATTGAATGGGAAGCTTTATCCTCTTCGCTTGCATCTTCCTCCTAACAATTCTGATATGCATGTTGTCGTGGTTCCTTCTTCGTTATCTAAAGGTTAG